A genomic stretch from Telmatocola sphagniphila includes:
- a CDS encoding PQQ-binding-like beta-propeller repeat protein has protein sequence MKIAFCSLCIVFLGSSLVYADDWPQWLGPKRDGVWREDGILDKFPAGGPKVLWRQPISAGYSGPAIADGRIYVMDRTLANGVKSPANAFATAELAGKERILCLNEKTGKEIWKYDYDCAYRISYPTGPRCTPTVDGDKVYSLGAMGNLTCQKTENGEVLWKKDFQKEYDAKVPLWGFAAHPLIDGDLLICLAGGSQNRLVVAFDKSTGKEVWTALDCPGDFGYSPPMIYSVAGHRQLIIWHGQKIVGLDPKTGESFWSLNFPLKMALNVPAVRKVDEDKLFITAFYNGAKLLKVAPTGRSVEVVWEGKGKSEMPDKTDTLQSIMPTPAVKDGFIYGVCSYGQLRCLDAKNGARVWESMQATRGRQTPKKVSSQEGPDGSERWDNAFIIEHQSRYFLFNEQGELIIAELSPKGYREIDRAVILEPTNNLARHPVIWVHPAFANKNMYIRNDREIVAVSLAK, from the coding sequence ATGAAAATAGCGTTTTGCAGCTTATGCATCGTATTCCTTGGCAGCTCGCTCGTGTATGCCGACGACTGGCCTCAATGGTTGGGTCCCAAGCGGGACGGCGTCTGGCGTGAAGATGGAATTCTCGACAAGTTTCCTGCGGGCGGGCCGAAAGTTCTGTGGCGACAACCGATCAGCGCCGGATATAGTGGCCCGGCCATAGCGGATGGACGAATTTATGTGATGGATCGCACTCTGGCGAATGGAGTTAAAAGTCCGGCTAATGCTTTCGCTACTGCGGAATTAGCGGGTAAGGAACGGATTCTCTGTCTGAACGAAAAGACCGGGAAAGAGATCTGGAAGTACGACTACGACTGCGCCTATCGAATCAGCTACCCCACCGGTCCCCGTTGCACGCCAACCGTCGATGGCGATAAAGTCTATTCCTTGGGAGCCATGGGGAACCTCACCTGTCAGAAGACCGAGAACGGCGAAGTCCTCTGGAAGAAAGATTTTCAAAAAGAATATGATGCAAAAGTGCCCTTGTGGGGTTTCGCCGCCCATCCTCTTATCGATGGTGATCTTTTAATTTGCCTGGCCGGGGGATCACAAAACAGATTAGTTGTGGCATTCGACAAAAGCACCGGAAAGGAAGTATGGACCGCTTTGGATTGCCCGGGAGATTTCGGATATAGCCCGCCGATGATTTATTCGGTGGCTGGCCATCGCCAACTGATTATCTGGCACGGCCAGAAAATCGTAGGCTTGGATCCCAAGACCGGCGAATCCTTCTGGAGCTTGAATTTCCCATTAAAAATGGCTTTGAACGTACCTGCAGTCCGGAAAGTGGATGAGGACAAACTTTTCATCACCGCTTTTTATAACGGTGCAAAATTATTGAAAGTAGCTCCCACCGGCCGCAGTGTGGAAGTCGTCTGGGAGGGAAAAGGCAAAAGCGAGATGCCCGACAAAACGGATACTCTGCAAAGCATTATGCCGACACCCGCTGTCAAAGACGGCTTCATCTACGGTGTCTGCAGCTATGGACAGCTACGCTGTCTGGATGCAAAAAACGGCGCTCGAGTCTGGGAATCCATGCAAGCGACGCGCGGGAGACAGACTCCGAAAAAAGTATCCTCCCAAGAAGGACCGGATGGCTCCGAACGCTGGGACAATGCATTTATCATCGAGCATCAAAGCCGTTACTTCCTTTTCAACGAGCAGGGAGAACTCATTATCGCCGAGTTGTCGCCGAAAGGTTATCGCGAAATTGATCGAGCAGTGATCTTAGAGCCTACGAATAATCTGGCTCGGCACCCGGTTATCTGGGTGCACCCCGCATTTGCGAACAAGAATATGTACATTCGAAATGATCGAGAGATCGTTGCTGTTTCGCTAGCGAAGTGA
- a CDS encoding alpha/beta hydrolase family esterase: MRQIIRKNVDGLERQAIFYQHNPGNSRQPLLIVLHGKGGTADWVLEETQLEMFASEQGIALLAPDALTLEPDKPPKFLSNPQFWNSDPRNEFAGRLPDDVRFLKILIDDFRQYFLIDPKRIYVTGFSNGAAMTFRLAIEAGQVLAGIAPIAGNCLVDPVLLHHPVPTLWLMGEKDPLMPFEGGLVTSPWGKQYTRPPMVSEAQRWASALKFRLEEKHDFSYPDREGMRYVREGQVYFEFCKLKNLGHHWPGGLGRLNPKLFGPAAPINGNELIWNFFKHHQLG; this comes from the coding sequence ATGCGGCAAATAATTCGGAAAAATGTGGATGGCCTGGAACGTCAGGCCATTTTTTATCAGCACAACCCCGGTAATTCCAGACAGCCACTGCTGATCGTGCTCCACGGCAAGGGAGGCACTGCAGATTGGGTTCTGGAAGAGACGCAGCTGGAAATGTTCGCGTCCGAGCAGGGTATCGCGCTTTTAGCACCAGACGCCTTGACGCTCGAACCCGATAAACCCCCCAAATTTCTAAGCAATCCGCAGTTCTGGAATTCAGACCCACGCAATGAATTTGCCGGGCGGCTGCCGGATGATGTGAGATTTCTCAAAATACTGATCGACGATTTTCGGCAGTATTTCCTGATCGATCCGAAACGCATCTACGTTACGGGCTTCTCCAATGGAGCGGCCATGACCTTCCGTTTGGCCATCGAAGCCGGACAGGTTCTCGCTGGGATCGCACCAATTGCAGGAAATTGCCTCGTTGACCCGGTCTTATTGCATCATCCCGTTCCTACCCTTTGGCTGATGGGCGAAAAAGATCCGCTAATGCCTTTCGAGGGAGGATTGGTGACATCTCCCTGGGGTAAACAGTATACTCGGCCGCCGATGGTGAGCGAGGCTCAGCGTTGGGCTTCCGCATTGAAATTCCGGCTGGAGGAGAAACACGATTTTTCTTACCCGGATCGCGAGGGAATGCGCTACGTGCGTGAGGGGCAGGTATATTTCGAGTTCTGTAAGCTCAAAAATCTCGGTCACCACTGGCCGGGTGGGTTGGGCCGACTGAACCCCAAGTTATTTGGCCCGGCTGCTCCAATAAACGGCAACGAACTGATCTGGAATTTCTTCAAGCACCATCAGCTTGGATGA
- a CDS encoding NAD-dependent epimerase/dehydratase family protein, giving the protein MKTALVTGGGGFLGRSIVRLLIDRGYHVRSFSRTNSGHIQSPSVEICLGDLVDPEAIERAGHGCDVIYHVAAKAGIWGSYRDYFSANVIGTRHVLSACRKNQVRRLVYTSTPSVVYPGGDLEEVNESIPYPRRFEAPYAETKAIAEQEVLAANYGDLSTVALRPHLIWGPGDPHLIPRIVTRARKGKLACIGSGNNKVDVIFVENAALAHILAGESLASASPQAGKAYFLSQGEPVKLWDFINQILAIYNVPPVTRRIPTSVAYSIGWMMEGLYRLFPILGEPPMTRFVARNLSTAHWFDISAAKRDFGYSPMISTAEGLERLRESLATHPS; this is encoded by the coding sequence ATGAAGACGGCTCTGGTTACCGGCGGGGGAGGCTTTTTGGGTCGCTCGATCGTTCGGCTTTTAATTGATCGCGGCTATCACGTTCGTTCATTTTCTCGTACTAACTCTGGTCATATTCAATCCCCTTCCGTAGAGATCTGTCTCGGAGATCTTGTGGATCCCGAAGCAATCGAACGGGCAGGCCATGGCTGCGATGTCATCTATCACGTGGCGGCCAAAGCGGGCATTTGGGGCTCCTATCGCGATTATTTTTCCGCGAACGTTATTGGAACACGACATGTTCTGTCGGCTTGTCGGAAGAATCAAGTCCGCCGACTGGTCTATACGAGTACGCCCAGTGTGGTTTATCCCGGGGGAGATTTAGAAGAGGTTAATGAAAGCATTCCTTATCCGCGTCGCTTCGAAGCCCCTTATGCCGAGACGAAAGCAATCGCCGAGCAGGAAGTACTCGCCGCCAACTACGGTGATTTGAGTACGGTCGCTTTGCGACCGCATCTCATCTGGGGGCCTGGAGATCCTCATCTGATACCGAGGATCGTTACCCGAGCCCGGAAAGGAAAACTTGCGTGTATCGGGTCCGGCAATAATAAAGTCGATGTCATCTTTGTGGAAAACGCCGCTTTGGCTCACATCCTGGCGGGCGAGTCCCTTGCTTCCGCATCACCTCAGGCGGGTAAAGCTTACTTTTTATCCCAGGGCGAACCGGTCAAACTGTGGGATTTCATCAATCAAATTTTGGCCATTTACAACGTTCCGCCAGTAACTCGACGAATCCCTACTTCCGTGGCGTACTCGATCGGGTGGATGATGGAGGGCCTCTATCGATTGTTCCCCATCCTAGGCGAGCCGCCAATGACTCGGTTCGTGGCTCGCAACTTGTCAACCGCGCATTGGTTCGATATCTCGGCCGCGAAGCGCGATTTTGGCTACTCTCCGATGATTTCCACTGCAGAAGGGCTCGAACGACTACGCGAATCGCTTGCAACTCATCCAAGCTGA
- a CDS encoding fatty acid CoA ligase family protein, producing MIVQIPCNVARHLEVLANQEPHRMAVVFPQSRDEDNRVSYTHLTFQQLHEDSNRLASGFESIGIRRGTRTVLMVQPSLDFFATTFALFKVGAVLVLIDPGMGIRNLGRCLAQAKPEAFIGVPKAHLARKLFGWSRTTIRTTVCTRKQRWLAEHNLDCLRRKSSGDYKCALTHPNDLAAILFTSGSTGPAKGAIYTHHIFEKQVEILQKMYGISHGEVDLATFPLFALFGPALGMTAIIPDMNPTRPANVDPKKIVEAIENFGVTNLFGSPALLNRLARYDQLQSESLRSLKRVTSAGAPVPIKVIERLQSKLPEKAYIHTPYGATESLPVATVCSRTLLKETRQYSERGCGTCIGQPVSDMDVKIIAISDAAISNWQDGLSLPVSRIGEIVVHGPVVTQAYYAHEEANKLSKILDPQTGRNRHRMGDLGYLDSEGRLWFCGRKSHRVETERGTLFSIPTEAIFNSHPMVFRSALVGVTFDGKKYPILCIELEKDYTTHGPDIVGELFHLAKQQPHTRAIQAILIHPKFPVDIRHNAKIFREKLALWATQRLQRRKFHPQPLTEDVALPPTFDELRSRETPA from the coding sequence ATGATTGTCCAAATTCCATGCAATGTCGCCCGACACCTGGAGGTTCTGGCAAACCAGGAACCGCATCGCATGGCCGTGGTGTTCCCGCAGTCTCGAGATGAAGATAACAGAGTCTCTTACACCCATTTGACGTTTCAGCAGTTGCACGAAGACAGTAATCGGCTGGCTTCCGGATTCGAATCTATCGGCATCCGGCGGGGAACTCGAACGGTCCTGATGGTTCAGCCGTCGCTCGATTTTTTCGCGACCACCTTCGCACTTTTCAAAGTGGGCGCGGTACTCGTTCTGATTGATCCGGGTATGGGGATTCGAAACCTGGGCCGGTGTCTGGCTCAAGCCAAGCCTGAGGCCTTCATCGGGGTTCCGAAGGCCCATCTGGCGCGAAAGCTTTTTGGCTGGTCGCGCACTACGATTCGAACTACCGTCTGTACCCGCAAACAACGCTGGCTAGCCGAGCACAACCTGGATTGCCTTCGCAGAAAAAGCTCCGGTGATTATAAATGCGCCCTCACTCACCCCAATGATCTAGCTGCGATCCTATTCACTAGTGGAAGTACGGGACCGGCCAAGGGAGCAATCTATACCCATCACATCTTTGAGAAACAGGTCGAAATTCTCCAGAAGATGTACGGCATCAGTCATGGTGAGGTCGATCTGGCAACTTTTCCATTGTTCGCTCTGTTCGGCCCTGCACTGGGCATGACGGCCATCATACCGGACATGAATCCTACCCGTCCGGCGAATGTCGATCCCAAGAAGATCGTTGAAGCAATAGAGAATTTTGGCGTTACCAATCTATTCGGTTCACCGGCTCTTCTCAACCGCTTGGCTCGATATGATCAGTTGCAGTCGGAATCGCTCCGGTCTCTGAAACGTGTGACCTCGGCTGGAGCTCCTGTGCCGATCAAGGTCATTGAGAGGCTGCAAAGCAAACTTCCGGAGAAAGCTTACATCCACACGCCGTATGGAGCCACGGAATCGCTACCGGTGGCCACGGTTTGCAGCCGTACGTTATTGAAGGAAACTCGGCAATATTCCGAACGTGGCTGTGGCACCTGTATTGGCCAACCAGTTTCGGATATGGACGTCAAAATTATTGCAATCAGCGATGCGGCTATTAGCAATTGGCAGGATGGGCTCTCACTTCCGGTCTCGAGGATCGGCGAAATCGTCGTGCATGGTCCGGTCGTGACGCAAGCGTATTACGCTCACGAAGAAGCTAACAAACTATCTAAAATCTTGGACCCTCAAACCGGGCGAAATCGTCACCGTATGGGAGATCTCGGCTATCTCGATTCGGAGGGGCGGCTTTGGTTCTGCGGACGAAAATCGCACCGCGTGGAGACTGAACGAGGAACGCTCTTTTCCATTCCCACGGAAGCCATTTTCAATTCGCATCCGATGGTATTTCGAAGTGCTCTGGTGGGGGTAACTTTTGATGGGAAAAAGTATCCCATCCTATGTATTGAGCTGGAAAAAGACTACACCACACACGGCCCGGATATTGTGGGAGAGCTTTTTCACCTGGCCAAACAGCAGCCGCACACTCGCGCAATCCAAGCGATTTTAATTCATCCGAAATTTCCAGTCGATATCCGGCACAATGCAAAGATTTTTCGCGAAAAATTGGCCCTGTGGGCCACCCAAAGACTTCAAAGGCGAAAATTTCATCCTCAACCGTTAACGGAAGATGTTGCACTGCCTCCCACTTTTGACGAATTGAGAAGCCGAGAGACCCCGGCATGA
- a CDS encoding alpha/beta fold hydrolase, producing the protein MVDRQLYPFASHYLSRNALRLHYLDEGTGAPVLMVHGNPTWSFYYRDLVLKLRDRYRCIVPDHIGCGFSDKPSAASYGYSLKERIDDLEALLQSLNLSEKITLVVHDWGGMIGFGVVARHPEWFRRFVVLNTAAFRLPASKKLPLALKLGRQTRLGELLIRYGNMFCLQAARIGTKRKPLAPAVREGLLAPYDSPADRIAIARFVQTIPLKPGDPGYDLVESVESILPTLTDRPMFVGWGMKDFVFDHHFLTEWKKRFPAAEYQEFPDCGHYILEDARSELLESIPRFLDQHPL; encoded by the coding sequence GTGGTAGATCGGCAACTGTACCCTTTCGCCAGTCACTATCTTTCACGAAACGCCCTTCGCCTCCATTACCTCGATGAGGGCACGGGCGCTCCCGTGCTGATGGTTCACGGAAATCCTACCTGGTCCTTTTACTATCGCGATCTGGTTCTGAAGCTACGCGACCGATATCGCTGTATTGTACCCGATCACATCGGTTGCGGCTTCTCCGATAAACCGTCTGCAGCCTCTTACGGCTACTCGCTTAAGGAGCGAATCGACGATCTGGAAGCCCTGCTTCAGAGCTTAAATCTCAGCGAAAAAATCACTCTGGTTGTCCATGACTGGGGTGGGATGATCGGCTTCGGTGTCGTTGCTCGACATCCCGAATGGTTCCGACGGTTCGTCGTTTTAAATACGGCCGCATTTCGATTACCGGCTTCCAAAAAATTGCCGTTGGCTTTGAAATTAGGACGGCAGACTCGCCTCGGCGAATTGCTGATCCGATATGGCAATATGTTTTGCCTTCAGGCCGCTCGTATCGGAACGAAGCGAAAACCGTTAGCGCCTGCCGTGCGGGAGGGGTTGCTGGCTCCGTACGATTCTCCGGCTGATCGAATAGCGATCGCCCGTTTCGTGCAGACCATTCCATTGAAGCCTGGCGATCCGGGCTATGATTTAGTTGAATCGGTTGAATCGATTCTTCCAACACTAACCGACCGTCCCATGTTTGTCGGTTGGGGAATGAAAGACTTCGTTTTCGATCATCACTTCCTGACGGAATGGAAAAAACGATTCCCCGCTGCGGAATATCAGGAATTTCCAGATTGCGGCCACTATATCCTCGAGGATGCCCGCTCGGAACTGTTAGAATCCATACCTCGATTTCTCGATCAGCACCCACTTTAA
- a CDS encoding 3-oxoacyl-ACP synthase III codes for MKYNRVFIESIGYELAPVVVSSSDLEARLEPLYKALHFPLGQLEALTGITERRWWDKDYPPSDGAAAAAKKALANSGFSPQDIDVLIYAGVCREQLEPATACRVASKLNLNPDATVFDLSNACLGVLNGIIEIANRIELGQCRAGLVVSCETARDINEAMIDKMLETKSIEVYKQALATLTGGSGAVAVLVVNEELSTNHRRQLLGGVSKHEAKHHSLCQWGWESFVPESLDRFMLHEAPQWMRSGYTFGMKHCVIPFMATDAGAVLKFGVELGLRTWLAFLHKIGWAGENLDKVICHQVGSGHREAIMKTLNIPLQKDFSTYQFLGNIGTVSLPLTAALAEESNFLQPGNKVGFLGIGSGLNCMMLGLKW; via the coding sequence ATGAAATACAACCGCGTTTTTATTGAATCCATCGGGTACGAACTGGCTCCGGTGGTCGTTTCTTCGTCTGATCTAGAAGCCCGTCTAGAACCGCTATACAAAGCCCTACACTTCCCTTTAGGTCAGCTGGAAGCCCTAACGGGTATTACGGAAAGACGCTGGTGGGATAAGGACTACCCCCCTTCTGATGGCGCCGCCGCTGCTGCCAAAAAAGCGCTCGCCAACTCGGGATTCAGTCCCCAAGACATCGACGTGCTGATCTATGCGGGTGTATGCCGAGAACAGTTGGAACCGGCTACCGCTTGCAGGGTTGCTTCCAAGCTGAATCTGAATCCGGACGCCACCGTTTTCGATCTCAGTAATGCTTGTCTGGGCGTTCTGAACGGCATCATCGAAATTGCCAATCGCATTGAGCTCGGGCAATGCCGGGCTGGGCTGGTTGTCTCTTGCGAAACCGCGCGAGACATTAACGAAGCAATGATCGACAAAATGCTCGAGACCAAGTCGATCGAAGTTTACAAACAAGCTTTGGCCACCCTGACGGGCGGTTCGGGAGCGGTTGCCGTACTGGTGGTGAACGAGGAACTTTCCACCAATCATCGTCGGCAGCTTTTAGGCGGTGTGTCCAAACACGAAGCCAAGCATCACAGCCTTTGTCAATGGGGCTGGGAGAGTTTCGTACCGGAATCCCTCGATCGTTTCATGCTTCACGAAGCCCCACAGTGGATGCGCTCAGGTTATACCTTCGGGATGAAACACTGCGTGATTCCCTTCATGGCAACCGATGCGGGGGCCGTTCTTAAATTCGGCGTCGAACTCGGGTTGCGCACCTGGCTGGCATTTTTGCACAAAATCGGTTGGGCCGGCGAGAATCTCGATAAAGTCATTTGCCATCAGGTCGGTTCCGGGCATCGCGAAGCGATCATGAAAACTCTGAATATCCCACTCCAAAAGGATTTCAGCACCTACCAGTTCCTCGGCAATATCGGAACGGTATCGCTTCCTCTGACTGCCGCCCTGGCCGAGGAAAGCAATTTTCTGCAACCCGGCAACAAAGTTGGCTTCCTGGGTATTGGCAGCGGCTTGAACTGCATGATGTTGGGGTTGAAGTGGTAG